Within Triticum dicoccoides isolate Atlit2015 ecotype Zavitan chromosome 1B, WEW_v2.0, whole genome shotgun sequence, the genomic segment gctgattctttcgccagtattttttattaattctgaaaagctgCTCggcggattttcaggtcattccgggaacttttatttctgcaaaaaaataacaccatggcagttctggtgaaaacagcgtcagtccgggttagttccattcaaatcatgcaagttagagtccaaaacaagggcaaaagtgtttggaaaagtagatatgacgaagacgtatcaacgtcgactacatgacacttcaccattatttgggcctaggggaaggcattgtgaagtaataagtagatgatgggttgctagattgacagaagcttaaaccctagtttatgtgttgcttcataaggggctgatttggatccatatgtttcatgttatcgttaggtttaccttaattccttTCGTagatgcggatgcttgcgagaggggttaatcataagtgggatgcttgtccaaggaagggcagtacccaagcaccagtccacccacatatcaaattatcaaagtaacgaacgcgaatcatatgagcatgatgaaaactagcttgacgatgattcccatgtgtcctcgggagcgctttgctttatataagagtttgtccaggattttcctttgctacaaaaaggattgggccaccttgctgcaccttgttacttttgttacttgttacccgttacaaattaccttatcacaaaactatctgttaccaataatttcagtgcttgcagagaataccttaccaaaaaccgcttgtcatttccttctgctcctcgttgggtttgacactcttacttatcgaaaggactacgatagatcccctatacttgtgggtcatcatcggaCCATTAGAGCACTCAGTCTGGCGGTTTAAGTAGAAGAATTCCTTGAAGAGAGCAACAGTGGGCTCTACTTGCAAATAAACTTCGCAAAAGATTTGGAAGTGGCAAAGGTTTGTTATTGAATTCAGGCCTATGTCTCGAGGATGGAGATTGCAATAGTGTAAGACGTCGCGAAAAAATTTCGACCCACGCGGAGTAAAGCCTCTGAGGATATGATCAGTAAAAACTATCACCTCTCCTTCAGCAGGATTTGGGACATTTTCTCCTCGGCTGAGTAGCCAGCCTATCTCCTCTTGAACTGCCAAAAGACCTTAATCTACATAGTCCTTAAGCATTTGTTCAATGATCAAGGAAGGCCCCAATTGCAAAGAGTGGTCTTTGCCATATTGAGTTGCCTAAAAGACAATAGAAAGGCGAATTATTTAATAAACATGAAGATAAGTCGCCCAAATAGTGGTGAGTTAATTAAAACGAGGCAATTTCTGGAACTTTGGCGAGTTATAAATATATTGGTGAGTCGCCCAAAAAGCAATGGGTGGGTCAATTAAGATTCAGGATTGCTAGAATTTTACCAAGTATGGAGCAAACAAGATTCAGTGTGGAGCAGTTATATTTACGGATCTGAAGGTggttcagaaaagaaaaagaattacTAAACTTAAAAAGTTGTGGTGGAAGAACTGGCAAGATATTCATTGTTTCTAGAAGGAAACAAAGGTTGTTTAAATTTGAGATGGCGCTAAAACTGCTACCGCAATACCTCTCTGATATTTTCGGATCAAAAATAGCTTTTGTTCGAAGGATATGATGAACTACAATGAACTCCAACGAACTCTATGAACTCAAGtgacctaatgcagatctgagaaaggagTAAAATAGTACTTGGTTGAGGTGGAGAAAAGCGGAGGCATGCCGCTGGATCTCAACGGTGACAAGGCAGTACTATGACTTTGACTGAAAAAGGCAGGCATGGTTCGATGGATGTGGCGGAGCTTTGGCTGCGACGGacgtgtgaggaagaagaagaagtggaggCGACGAGGTAAAGTGAAATAGGCGGACCcccatgcctatttataaggaaaaggaGGGAACGGTAAAGTCACATGCGAAGACCAAGGAGGCGCAACAAATTCCGCAGCAAAAGGATGCCTCGATTTTTGGAATGGTGGATTTATACAAAGATCGGCTATGACGTCATGAGGATTTTTCTGAATTTACAAAAGTGACATCATCTTTTCTTATGGCGGGTTATGAAGAGTTGTTCAAGGTTAAGCATTCAGAAGAATCAAAGAAGGTTCGCCAACCAGaaggattgaagattgacatgaacaagttcaaatcaatctggggcctaatgttggggatataatccCACAGTGTAACCCGCCCTAGAGTGACCGGGTTAGGCTGTTGGCGACTTAACAGTTAGGCCTTAGAAAGGCCCAAGCGATCAAGATGCAGGGCCAGGAAGGTGACTTACGATATGGACCGGATAGACGCCCAACGATAGAAGTCGGCGTGTGGCCCAGAAGTGTAAGCCGCCTCATGGCGACTTACTGAAGAAGGCAAGGCGACTCAGAGCCGAGATCGGTCTCGGAGCATGACCCGACCCAGACTCTTGTGAAGCCTAGtgcctcgacctgtgtatataaaggcgagtccCTACGGGGGGGTAAAGTTAGGTTACAATcaatcgatagctaggtcaagcgaatCTGCTCTCTTGTAATCGATACTCAAGCAACACAACacaaagcaggacgtaggcttttacctcgatcgtgaggggccgaacctgggtaaactcgtgtctctcatcccgctcaacctCTACAAGCTAATCACTATAGTGATGGCCTTGCACCTtagtcctttcactagggcatctgtCGTGTTAAAACCACGACAGGAGTGGACCGCGACTCTTCTGTGTTCCTCGTCTTTGAGGATTCTCTTAAATAGGATGGGCGGGTATCCAATCAAGCATGGACGTGGGCTGCGGCAGGAAGACGCTCATCTCCCCTCTTATGTTCGTCACTGCCATGGACCCGTTACAACAAATCCTCGATGTGCCGACGAGAAAGGGTTTTCTCCATAAGATCCGAGGAAGGGGATCATGGTGCGGACCTCTACTTACACGGACGACGCGGTCGTGTTCATGGCTCTGATCAAAAGAGATGTCGATAATCTTACGGTTATTCTGACAGACTTTGGGGAGGTCTTGGGCCTTTGCACCACCTTCCTTAAAAGTTCGATGGTCACCATTCGTCGCAACCACCTTGACTTGATGCACATCACCCAAAGTTTGTTGGTACATCTAGAGCTTCCTTCCTGCTGCGCCACTTGGTGCTCCCCTTCTCCGTTTGGCAAGTCAAGTTGGTTGACTTGCAATTCCTTGTGGATAAAGTGGCGAGCAAATTGACAATTTACGAGTGTCAAAACATCACCACCATTGGGCGTGTGACCCTTGTCAAGTTTGTGACTACTTCCCAAGTGGTCTACTTAATCACACCTCTTGTCATTCCACCAAGCACCATCCGCATCATAAACATTCTCGAGAAGGCTTTCCTTTGGGCCGTATCAGATAAGACAATGGGGGGGGGGGATGTAAGGTTAATTGGGAGATTGTTTGTCGACCACAAGAATATGGTGGGCTTGGGATCCTCAACACTAACAAGTTAGCATGTGCTTTGGTTTGGGATGGCATGCGTATGAGTGGAAGGAGCTGACGAAGATGTGGTTCGAAACGGGAAACCTGTGTGATGAGGAGGATCTAAACTTTTTTTATGCCTCAACCACCATCACCATTGGAAACGGCACGAACACCCCCTGTTGGGATTCTCCTTGGCTCTTGGGCGCAAGCCCAACTGCATTATTCCTCTCATCCATAAGGCCTCTTTGCAGAAAATTTGGAAGGTGTCGGAGGCCCTCAAAAATAACGCATGGATCCTTAAGATCAGACCTTCCGCCATTGTTTCCTTTGAGCACATTCGACATTTTTTTCACCATTTGGATGCTTTTGCATGAGGTCCATCTTGATGATCTCGCTGAGGATGATATTTCTTGGAAACATACGATAAGTGGGCTCTACTCGGCGGCCTCCATCTATAAGGCACAGTTTCTCGGCTTGGTGCTCTCCCCCATATGGACCAAATGATTTGGAAAGTTTGGACCCCTCCAAAAGTCAAGTTTTTTTTACTTGGTTGGCTCTTCAGGACATAATTTGGATTGTTGATAGATTGTTCAAATGCGGTTGGCTAAATTCTGGTCCTTGCCCCCTGTGCACACGAGGGTGCAAGAATGTGGGCTTCGTCTTTTCTTCTCTTGCCTCTACACCCCGAGGCTTCAAAACTTGGTTATTGAAAAATCCACATTGTTGACATGGACACCTCTTCATGGCATTTGATTTAACCAACTGAGGAGTGGTGGGCAAGCACAAGCGTCGTGGGCACCCTCAACGGAAAAGCCAAGGTTTCACTTACCATGCTTGTGTCATGGGCGGTTTGGAATGAGAGAAACACATGAGTTTTGCGGCATAAGAGCGCCCCGTCACTAATCTTGCTAAACACTATCACAGTCGAGGCGAACCTTTGGGTCTAAGCCGGGGAGAAGAAGTTAGGGCCAGTCTTTTGCGCGAGTTATCATTCATGTGGCACTTTGGGTGTGCGTTGTAGCAAACTCTATTCTCTCCTTATTTAATAGATTGGGCTAaatttttgcctccgtttaaaaaaaatgGTATCTGAATGTTTTTTTTAAACACGCAATTGTGTACCGTATTTTTATAGAAGAGGAGAACAAAATTTACAAGAGTCCACACGGCGATGCGAACATCATCATGGGAGCACCCACTCCACAGAGTGGTATCTGATTGTGAAAACGAATTTGTGTGTCCTTGCCGGTCACTGTCGGTGCACACTCGGAACGACACAAAAGGTGAGCAGATACATTGCAACATCTAACATGACAGATTTAGCTCTTTTTTTCTTCTTAAGGGAACAGGGCAGGTTCAGCTAGGCACGTCCACTGGGACGCAGCTTCAGTGACTTTATGAAGCTAAGTCTCACCATAACTAAGTCCCTTTTATCAGCCGTTTATTAAAGATCCGACGTACGAGATTGACCTATTTTTCATACTGAAAATTTTAAAGTATttagaaaaaattgaaaaaattccaATAAATCATAAATGTTTCATTTTGTATTCTAGGAAAGTTTCAACCCATTTGGATGTATGGTTTGTGATTAAATAGCCTTTTGAGCTTCAATAAATAAAAAATGTGTATTTGTAAGCGATACATCCAAATGGATTGAAATTTTCACGGAATACTAGTCGAAATATTTATGATTTATTgggtttttttaatttttctaaacACTTTGACAAAATTCATTTGAAATATGGATCAATCCGATACGTCGGATCTTTAATGGACGGTTGATAGAGGGGGTTCAGTTACGAAGAGACTTGGCTTCATGAAGTCACTGAAGCTGCGTCCCGTCCATCTATattctatatctatactactattaaaaaagCAAGCATGAATTATCCTAAAGCCACACAACAAATTATACACAGGATAACCAGAACCTTCCGATTAAGTCAACTTAGACATATCCTGCTGTCCATATTATATCGATAGTCTGATATTGAAATGAACGTCTCAGATTGAATGTTCTGCCGAGCAGACGTCCTGCCGCTCCGCTTCCTTCTACGCGGCCCCGCCCATTCCCTGATTTCTCGGATGGATTGCAACTAATCATGATTCATTCCCCGATTCTTCTTTCTCCATGCCCCTAATTCCCTCAAGAAAAAGAAAGAACGGATCCACCATCGCTTCTCCCTTCCCCTACCTCCGAATCTGCCCCGAGTTACCCTGCCTCCGGTGGCCGCCCGCGCTCTTGCAAGCCGCCTACGGCCTCCTCTGCAGGTCAGCCGCGCCCGGCGCGCTCCTCCTCCATTCCCTATCCCTCTCCTCACTAATCTCTCTTCTTCTTTCCGTTCCCGAGCTGCAGGACGCCATGGCCACGGATTAAAGCTCCGTCGGACTTTCGCTCGCGACTGCCGGCCTTCTTCACGACCAGATCGACGACGGGGACGACCGGATCTGCCCCGCCACCTTTCATTTCTGCCTCGCCTAGCAGCACTGCGCATCTGCCCCACCTCCCCAGCCAGCGCAGCCGCCCCTCCGTGTCTGAGTCCCTGTGCTGGCCACGCCCACCGCCTGCCCAGCACCGCTCTCCCGTTGCCTTAAACAATCCAGCTCCACCACTAATCCATGCCCCTGCCCCGCGACTGAAGAGGATCAGGTGACAAATGTAACAATTTATTTGaatcaaatgtgatttttcaattgTAAATGTACGATAGTGCCAATGTTTATTCTATCTGTGTATCATCTTCTGTTTACTTCACACGTCTATTGCACAATATCCCATTTCTGAATGTTATGTCTCAATTTCACATGCAGTTCATATATTGCATTGTAATAACACTTTATTTCTAACTTATAAATCGGAATGTAACAGGTTCATTGTAAATCTGTGACATTCATTCTATATGAAATATGATATATCAGCTTCGGACAAAGAAGTTCAACCTACCACCTTATTTTCTTGTTAATGTATTTTAGTCAAGCTATCTTAAGTGACTTGTTCCGGCGACGGTCAAGAACTATCCTGGACAATGTTAAACATAGATAGCAATGCATATTTGCCCTGTTCCACATGCATTACAGTTATGTTGGATCCTTCTGAATTTCATAGAAGCACAAGCTGCTAGCATAGCGGTGTGCAGGGGGGAGGCCTTGAGCAGACAGGTGACTGCGTCGCTGGGGCAGCGGATATGAGGCATATCTGCAGGCAGCAGATGGTAGGCAAGAGGCACATGGCAGTGTGGCGAGATGGCCAGTGGCTTGCTGCTGTTGCGAGAGGGCTACCTAGAAGATGGACATGAAGAATATGGTGCCAGCAATGGCAAAGGGGAAGGCAGGGAGTggtaaagtgaaaggtatatttcctTTTGAATTTCTGTATTTGTGTACGTTGGCAGGGGAAAACGATAGTGTGCAACCCTGATTTTTATTCCTGTCAGACTTTCAGACAGTGTACACTAGAGTGATATTGTGGTCTTTTCATGCTGTAAATTGCAGATTTGACTAGACACATCGGCTTAATTTTTATTATTATGATCGTAGTAGTATTTTCATGTTGTAAATTTCAGGTTTGACAAGATACTTTGGCTTAGTATACGAGATATAGATACTCCACAACATGTGTATGGTCGCGTAACTCTTGGTTCTCCTAAATCAGCCTTCGATCACATGAAGGTATACCCCGGTGCAGGGTATGTACATAAACTAAGTGCAAACGTGTAATCTATATGTATTCTTTTCAATGGTAATTTGATATTTGGCTTTCCAAACTAACCTTGCAATTTAGTTAGAAACAGTTAAGTTCTTCAGAAATCCCTTGAAACATTCTCAAGCAAAAGCAAACGAAGGGCATACCAGTTCCTTGCATACCAGTTCCTTTTTAATACGAGCCTCAAACTTATTGTATTCTTAAATCTAAATATGTTCCCATTGTTGCATCATTTAGCTGTTCTTTATTACCTCATCCAGTAATGTTTCTTTCGTGGTTTCGCTGAATTAACAAAATAGTTTTTATAGCTTATTTGTGCAGGTATATGCTAAGATTGTGTGGGCAATATGTCTCTTTCATACTGCTTATTAAAGTTTGATGGATTATGGTTGGAATGTGATGCTTATCTGCTCATTTTATTTTCTACAGTTTGTGATAAGATCGGATTTGAGGTGTGTTTATAACGATCACATAAATGAAAGGCTGCAGGAAGATTTTGGAAATGGCAATGGTGTCAACAAAGACATGAGACAAGAGGTAAACACTCTTCTATATGTTACCCTCTACTATTTGATTGTACTGTTGAAATTGATTTTGCGACCCAAATATGGTGAGTAGAATTTTACCTTATATTTTTTGATTACATGTGTTGCACATTGGTCTATATGTACCCCTATCCATCTGGGCGAAGAGTTCCAACTTTTGAGAACGGACATTGTGCAAAAGTTTGTTCTTTCATGCTTGCCATTCATCCCCGAACAGTTGTGACAGGAATTGCAATACTGTAGATCTGTACATACGCGAGTGCTGTATGACAACTTCATTATGAACTGGTCACCTCGAAATTTGACAAGCATATGAGATATGTGTAGTAATTTGTGTATGCATTACAGCTTGGACTGACGGCATCGACTGAAAAATCGTCCCAACCATCTTGGAGACAGCCAGGCAGGTGTTGCGAGCTGTGATGCCTGAGGCACCCGCCGAGAAAATGGTGTTCGACATGATGATCAAGGAAGCGCAGGGTATGCTCTTCTAATTAGTTTGATGATTTCCACATGTAGTAATGCTACTCTGAATGTTTTTGCATAACAATCTGAAGATTTTTTTATTGAAATCTTCGTGGTGGTTCTTCCAGTTAAGTTGAGCTTAAGACGCAGTGATTCTGGTGTGAAGTTTCCCAAATGCATTTTCTAATACAAAATTTCTTTTTCCAGATATAGACTCTTTTTGCTAATAAATATGCCAATCTGAATTCGAAGTTAAATAAAATTTGTGGCCTTCTGTTGATAGATGGAATTACACGCTGATGGACTGTGGGTTTCTATTTTTCTTATAGAAACAGAGAAACCGAAATTATGTTTGCAAGATGGTTATCATATATTCTAATTCAGACACAACTGATGATACAACAACACTCTTCGCCAAATTCTAATTCAGTCGAGCGTATCTTAGCTTGGGACCATGCCCGTGCAACAGTTTTTGTCATCTTCATGCCCCATATAAGTTGCTTCTGTCATGCATAGAAGACAAAGACGCCACCGACAGCAGCGACACACATAGTGAGGTCATTGCCCGACAGGATTTTTCTTTGAGCTGCCTGGAGACTTGCTTTGAGCTACTAGGAGACATCCAGTGTTGGTGTATTCTCCCTTCATTTCCCTTGTTTTTTCATTGAAAATCTGAACATATGTAGTTGATTTCCAGATTTCGATCGCCCTACAATATTTTTGACTTAGTTATTTGTACATAGTACGAGCTTGAATATTGAATAAGCAGATCTATTAAATATATGAATAGAATTTTGTGCATTAGTTTGTATGTGCATTTGCACACATGCATATGATTATTCATGTCAGATTTGTTACGTGCTTTTTTTGCCACCAAAGTTAGGTGCACCTCCTTATTTTCAGATTATGATTTGAAGCCTTTTTTGAATAGTCCTATTTGTATTTGGAGGATTGTATCTATATACTATGTTAACAGGAGATGTAATCTCATTTATTTTCACATTAATAATAAGTGCCTCttcagtatatcaaaacaatatttCTCTATGGGGAGCCTGCAGTTTGTGATGTTGtaatttttctttgggaaaatacacTACAGGAAAAAAAATCTATGCTGCGCACCTGAAAAGGCAGATATGTACTCGGCATAGTGTTTGCTGAGTGTAAAACTCTATGAAGTGCACTTGGCATACACCTAGCATGGCGTTTACAGCATGTATTTGTCGGTTTTTGAATGGAATGTTAAGATTCTTATGTTTAACTATAATTTATCTCCGAAAGCCCATTATAGAATATTTATATAGATTCCCATTTATTAAAAATATACTGTACATGGATTTTAAATTTCGGGTACTTTGACCATATTCACATTTAAATTTAATGAGGgacacgtgcgttgcacgtgcacggtTACTAGTTGGGCCAAGTGGGCAACTTGCTGGTACTCGAACAGCACTGTATCTGTATGTGTCCTTGGGGGCCTCGTCCGAGGTCTTTGGTCTTAAAGAAAAGTCCCTTTGACAATTTAATAGCAAAGAGACCGAGTGAGACTCATACATTGACTTGGAAGACTGGCCATGGATGTCCACACACGAGTGAGTGAGCACCCCGGCCGGCAGTACATATGTGCTCGTTGCTCACACCCTTAACACACAGTTTTAGTACTGATCTACCCCGACCCCGAGGACCTTAGCTCCCATGGAGAAACTCCCGTTCTAATAAAAGATGATGCCAGGCTAGCAAATAACCAAGAGTCTCCTTTTAAAGTGGCGTAATTTAAGCAGAAAATGCAATTTGATACTACATCTGTACCCTGTAAAATTGGCAGTCTCCCGCATAGCTTTGGTCAAGCCTGATAAAGCAAGGGGAGTGAAAGATGTTCTGCTGAGAGCTGCACAAACTGGTGAAACATCTGAAAAGGTAATACCGTAATAGATACGTGGCACATTCCTCTCTCGTATGTCAAATATTCGGTAGAAGTTACTTGTAAAAACATTGCATTTAACATTGCATTTGCTGGTCTGTAGGTGTCTGAAGAAAGGCTTATCTCACTTCTGAAGCAAATCAAcacacacacaagcaaacaaaccaaAGTGGCGGTAGAGTCACTGCACATAAGGAAATTTACTTAGCTTCCAGTAGTGGGTTTAGGCTACCTTCATTAAAACCCGATATGATCTGAGGTGCAAATTTTCAGAGTAACATGCTCATGTGTAACACCAAACTGTTGCTGACATGCTAAGTTCATGATGGAGGACTGGACAAGACTATGTCGATTGAAGAAAACTAGGATCTGCAACTTATGTCAAAACAGAACCTAATGGAGGATCAAGAATCTGCAAACTTACTTGTATTGTTACAGTATATGAAATCAAAAACACTAATACAGAAATGCATCATTATTTCTGAATCATGAACTTAAGCGTCAGCAAAGCATTCAGCGATTCCCATTAAATTCAGCAAAAGTACTACTTGAAACAATAACATTCAGATAGATTAGCAACTTCAGTTCTCACAACCAACGAGCCAACGAAGCGTTGGCAATCATCCAGCACAGAGAGGACCATTCCTACCACTAGTCGGAGATACATAAGCAGAGTCAGCGACCACTAACAGAAGAAAACAGCAGCCAACTACATCTGTCATAACAAGCGACGCAGCGTCAGTCTAAGAGGAGGTGAACTTGGTGACAGCCTTGGTGCCCTCAGAGACGGCGTGCTTGGCGAGCTCGCCGGGGAGGACCAGGCGAACGGAGGTCTGGATCTCCCTGGAGGTGATGGTGGGCTTCTTGTTGTAGCGGGCGAGCTTGGCGGACTCGCCGGCGAGCTTCTCGAAGATGTcgttgatgaaggagttcatgatgGACATGGCCTTGGAGGAGATGCCGATGTCCGGgtgcacctgcttcagcaccttgaAGATGTAGATCTTGTACGTCTCCACGCCCTTCTTCGCCTTGCTGCCCTTCTTCCGGCCCCTCGTCTtggcctcgccgccggcctccttgGACGCCGTCTTGCCTGCCGGCAGCCGCTTCTCGGCCTTGGGCTTCTTGCCCGCGGGGGTCTTCTCCGCCGCTTTCTCGACCTTGTTCTCGGCGGCCGGCTTCTTGTCTGCCTTGGGGGCCATGGCTGCCGCTGGAGCTTCGAAGGTGGAAGTGGGAGTGAGGGACGAGGTGTTTGGCTCGGAGGTGGGGAATTGCAGATGTGAAACGAGGCTGGGGGCGGCGAGATTATATGGTGTGGAGGAGGTGCGCGCTGATTGGTGGAGAGGCCGGTGCCACGGATCGATACGGTGAAGTGATATCAACCGTTCGATGCTGCTCGGGATGGACGGGCCGGATGCGCTTTggcgcggatcgatgacgtgggcGAAATGGTGGGCAACTGGAAATTTTCTCCGTGGCTGACGGGAATTCTGTGGTTCTCCGGGTACTGCACTTGggtcctactccctccgtccggaaatactcgtcggaagaatggatatatctagatgttttttaattctagatacattcattttactGCATTTTTCcgataagtattttcggacggagggagtagctgccaGTGATACAAACTTGATCACGATCCGATCGTAGGCCAGCAGCCATGTGTGCTTGTACATCTTGGCCTGGAGTCGATGCAGGCCAAGCGGGATACCTTGTTTTTGAAAGGAAAAATATCGTCTGCTCGTTCATTGTAAAGGACTCTATATTGTATGTTTTTCATTTGCAGGATATATTGTACTCCatctgtccggaattacttgtcgcagaaatgaatgtatgtagacatattttagttctagatacatccatttttatccatttctacgacaagtaattcgggGCGGAAGGAGTAGATATTAACATTTTGGAAGGAGTGAGAACAGTAAGCTGACCACAAAAGAGATGCAGCTCCGTAACGAACAGCCCCGCGTCATCCGCATGATCAACTCGGGCGGCGATTCGGATCCCTTTTTTTTTACAGTTCCCCATGCACCTTCCCTTGCCGTCGTCGGGCTCACCCGCGTGGCTGACGGCGGCAGCAGGGTTTCATTCTCGTGGTAATTTGGACGGCGTTTGGCGAGATGCACACAACAACTTGGATGTTGTGAAGGTGGAAGTTGCAGCGACGGCGGTGGCGCTCCACATGGGGCTCAATCCGGCGGTTGTGTAGCTATTGGGTGGCTATATCGACACCAATGTGTTGTCCGTCGTCACTCATGAATGCCATGTTCACCAACGAAAGCAGCCACCTGCGGCGCCGTCAATTCCTCGGGACGAGCACATGAACCGCGCTACTCTTCCCCGCCATGGAATGGAGATTTGCCCGCGCTCGTCGGGAATGGCCGCCTCAGGTGGAATCCTCCATCCGGGCAGCCTAGTGGGCGCATGAATAGGGTGTGGAAATCCAACCTGGGAGCGCACTCATGACATGGTTGTTGCCCTTGGGATGGATCTTTGGATCGGGGCGTGGCAGGTTGTGGCAGTGGCCAAGCGCAATTATCACGGGCGACTCCCGCATCTCTAACAAGGAAGCGCGATCATGGTGATCTTTCTCTTGTGCTCAGGCGCAAGCTTGGGTGGCGACATGAATCTGGCCAACATGTTGATGAGCGGT encodes:
- the LOC119349301 gene encoding histone H2B.2-like, producing the protein MAPKADKKPAAENKVEKAAEKTPAGKKPKAEKRLPAGKTASKEAGGEAKTRGRKKGSKAKKGVETYKIYIFKVLKQVHPDIGISSKAMSIMNSFINDIFEKLAGESAKLARYNKKPTITSREIQTSVRLVLPGELAKHAVSEGTKAVTKFTSS